A window of Pullulanibacillus sp. KACC 23026 genomic DNA:
AGTCATGTATGTTTCAAAAACATAGCCTAAAGGTACCCATAAGCCTTATATATCAATACTGTAGGGATTAGTGGCTTTAATCATGCTAAGATAATGGTACAGATGTATAAGTTTATAAATGACTAAACGAAAAAGGGGATACAGGTTATGAGCACATCTCAAATAACAATGAAAAACCCTACTTCCATTCTGCGTATTTTTGATGAGGAAAAAGCCAAAGAATTTTATTTGACCTTTTTGGGATTTAAGGTGGATTGGGAGCATCGTTTTGAAGAGAATTTCCCTTTATACATGCAGGTTTCTTATGGGGATTGTATAATTCATCTTTCGGAACATCATGGCGATTGCTGTCCTGGAGGCGCTATAAGGATTGAGACTGAAAACTTGGAGTTATTCCATTCAAAACTTTTATCAAAGAATTATAAGTATGCTCGTCCTGGCATTGAGACAACGCCTTGGCATACTCGGGAGGTTAGTATTAGAGATCCCTTTGGTAATCGAATTATCTTTTTTGAGAATCTGCAACATTAACGTTGCAATTTTAGGGGATTTATCACGTTGAATCTATCCGTATTAACTATATATCTTACAGCGTGATCACAAGAAGAAATGGGAGGCGTTTCTTCCCCCTCAAATATAGAAGCAAGGTGTTCTTGTTAGACAGTCTTTGAAAAAATTAGGAACGGGAAGGTGTAACATGACTTTAGCTGAAAAGGTCATTATTTCTCCATTAAAAAATGAGTTAATAAAGGATATCAATCAAACAAATGATTCTTTTAAAGTGTTTGGTAGAGTGGTCCCCAGTTTACAATCCGGGAAATGGTCTTATGAAGAGATTCTTTTTGATGAACCTAAGGAAATTCGTTTCCCTGATGATCACCTTGATTGGCATCAGTATATAAGCCGAGAAGATAAAGCTTTGTTTTTGGCGTACGTGAATACTACTTGCATTGGGCAAATTAGAATCATAAAGGATTGGAATCGTTTTTGTTATATCGAAAACATTGCTATTAAAAAGGAATATAGAGGATATCGAATCGGGAAACTGCTCTTACATAGAGCCGAAGAGTGGGCAAGCCAACGAAATCTTATAGGAATGTCCCTGGAAGCTCAGGATGATAACCTTGGTGCGTGCAGATTTTATGTGAAACAAGGCTTTGTACTGGGTGGGGTTGACACATTAAAGCAATCATATAATCCAAACATCGAAACCACTTTGTATTGGTATAAGTTATTTGAGGAACCGCTTGCTTAATGGAAGAATCATTCGTTCGGATGCAAGAGATGGAGATCATTTCTTTTAGCCAACTGAGCAAACCCATTAAGTCGAAATCGATTCGTTACAGGTCATTTTTTTCTTAACATGATATGATGGACATCATTAATAAGGAGTGAAGGCTATGCCGAAAATCAGGCGGAATGATCCTTGTTCTTGTGGGAGCGGGAAGAAGTATAAGAATTGTTGTGGAAACAATCAAGTGGTAAGTCTGGAGCGGATTTTACATCAGGAGATCATGGACTTGCAAGTAGAACTCATGGATTTTGCCTTAAAAAATTATGAAGAGGACATTTTTCTTTCAATTAAGGAAACTGAGATTCCATTTCAAAAGTTGGAGACTGAGTTGGGACAAGACTTGCATGTGTTCCTTTATATGATCTTAGCGAATTGGATCGTATTGGAAGTGGCGGTTGAAGAGGAGCAACGGATTATTGATCTTTTCATTCAACGAAAACTCCGACAAATTAAGCGGGAGCGTTTAAAGGCTATTCTCTTGTCTTGGAGGGAGGGGTTCTCTTTCGTTGGAAGACTTGTCTCAAAGGAACCGAGCGATCTGTTCCTTTTAAAAAATATAATGGATCAACAAGAAGTTAGGGTTCAGGTGTTGGAGCCCGAACGCTACAAAAATACGGAACTCAACAGTTTAATTATGGGGAATCTTCTCCCAATGAGTGGACAGGCCTTCACTTTTTTTGCGGCCTTTATGGATGTCCATCCTGAGGAATCCGATGAGGTTGAGGGCAGGATACGAGGGATTTACGATGAGCATCTCAATTCTTATGAGGATGACAGTCATAGTTTCTTCTCGGATCATTTTCCTGAAATACTGGCCAGTGTGTTTTTTGATAGAGAAAAGATGAGGTCACTCGCCTCCTATGAATGGGAAAATCCGGTTCATGGACTTGTCGCGGCCCTCTATTATGAGAAGATCTTGGAAGAGGAGTATGTCCCGGCGAATCTGATCCAATTTGGTTTGGAGTTATGGCAAACGTTTTGTTTAAGGAAACATCCAACAATAAGGAATCCTAAGTTGTTTGCTGCCGCTCTTCACTATCTGGTTAGTTGTTTGCTGCCATTTAACCAACCAACACAGAAACAGATTGCTCAAGCTTATGAGGTTTCGGCGAGCAGCCTTTCGACTAAATATCGGGAGTTAGAGAGCGTTTTAAAACAAGATATCGACGAATTTTTTGCTCATGAAGAGGAGGATGAGTCTCTTCCTGAACTAGAGTTGGAGAGCCCTCCGGATTCTATGTCAAAAGAAGAATGGGCCAAGGAGCTGCTCGATCAAGCTTATCAAGCAACAGGCAGAACCCAGATTAAGTTAGCCAGACAAGCCTTGAACCTAGATCCCAACAATCCTGACGTTTATCAGCTATTGGGTGATCTCACACCTAATTACAAAGAAAAATTGACTCTTTTCAAAACAGGAATGACGGTGGGGGAGAAGTTATTAGGAAAGAAGTTCTTTGAACAAAACAAAGGGTATTTCTGGGGGCTATGGGAAACAAGACCTTATATGCGAGTCAAGCTAAGCTATGCCGATACATTACTCGAATGTGGTGAGTATATAGAGGCTATTGCTCAATATAAAGAGTTGCTTGAGCTTAATGAAATGGACAATCAAGGCGTCCGATTTCCGTTATTTAAGGCGTATGTCGAAATACGGCGTTTAGACGAGGCTGAACAATTATTAGATAAGTATCCTGAGAAGAACGCCACCGCTTTATATAATCGCTGTCTTGTTGAGGGACTGCGTAACGGAAAAGGTACTAAATATAAGGAGCTCTTGGCCCAAGCTGAACAGCAAAACCCCTACGTGATGCGCTATCTGAACAAAGAGATAGACATGCCTCAAGAAATCCCCGAATCCTATAGACCAGGCGAACCAAGCGAAGCCATTCTCTACACTTACCTGTTTGGGCAACTGTGGTGGGAGAGCCGGTTGTAGGGGGTGTGGAACGCAGGTGTGGAACGCAGGGACGGATCTCGTGTTCCATTTTATTGGCAGTGGTGGGGGTGTGACGAAACCTGATGCCTTAGTACACTCAAAATTGTAGCCTTCTTAAGACGTTTCATGGCATTTGCAAAAGATCGTGTCTCGGGAAGCTTCCTTGAAACGGGATAATTCTTTTAGCAGACAATGGGGAGTTTCGCTTGAAGGAAGACCCAACAGACAGAAAACAACTGTCCGTTGGGTCTTCTTTCGGTGCTCGATCCTAATTTTATAATATCTCTAAATCGTAATTTTTTAGTCGCTCAAGATCAATGGGATTTATTTGGCTATCACAAATGAAGTAATCGAGATCGTTTAAACTAGCAAATGCAGCAATAGAACTCTTATTTATCTTACTATGATCAATTAAAGCAGCTACTCTTTTTGAATGCTTTACCATTTCCTTTTTTAATTCTACTTCATATACATTGAAATCGGTTAAGCCAGTATCAAAAGAAAAGCCATTTGCAGAGGTGAACATAATGTCAACATTAATTTGATTGAGAATGTTAATCCCTAAAGTGCCTTCTAAAGAGCTGGATCCGTTTCTTACAACTCCTCCAAGAAGAATAACAGTGATATTTGGGTTTTCTCTTAGTTCTAAAGCCGTGTAAATTCCACTCGTTAGAACAGTTAAACGTAATGAACTCTTTTTTAAAAGATCAGCAAGTTCTAATCCAGTCGAGCTGGCATCTAACAAAATACAGTATCCATTTGAAATTAATCCCAATGCTTTCTTTGCAATTTCCACCTTTTGCTCTTTATTTTTCTTTTTGCGGACCGAGAAAACGGTTTCATTATTTGGTGATTCAATTAGTACTGCTCCTCCGTGTGTTCGATTAAGTAGACCTTCTTCTTCTAACTTTGTCAGGTCTAATCTTAATGTAGCTTCCGATACTTTCGTTATATTAGACAGTTCTTTAACAGTAATTCGTTTTTTTTTGTTTAGTATTTCCATTATTTTAAGCCTGCGTTCTGAGGCAAATAGTTTGCTCATGACTCTCTCCACTTCCTAGTTTTTAATCGACATACGTTCTTTTATTCAATTGCTTACTCTATTGTATACGAATATTTTAATTAAAAATGGAGAAGAAGGCAAAAAAATTCTCAAAAATATAACTATTAGTCATCAATCAATTTTAAAATAGCTATCTTCTGCTTAATAAGCAACAGCGTAATTCGAGTCAAAACATAGTCAAACTATTGTACTGTTTGAAATTACAGGAATTCAATCATTAAATTAATTCAAACAAAAATAAATGATTAAAAACGATTAGATAAAATATGATAGTTAATAAAGGGATCAATAAAAAAAAGAGGAGTTAGGAGCGAAAAAAATCCTATATTTTAGCGGTTCAGCACAAATGTGATAGCAAAATAATCAAAATGTTTTATTTACAACGAATTATGAAAGAAAATGGAATTTAATAAAGATATTGACAATTAAAACAAACGAAGTATAATTGTAATTGAAAGTAAACGATTACAAAATAAATAGCAAACGATTACAAATTGAAAGAAAATGTGATTGTTCCTGAGGAGGGGTAACATGGTAGGAACAAACTCCATGGATTTGTCTGGGAGAACAGCCATTATTACTGGTGCCGGACAGGGACTTGGTGAAGCAATGGCAAAAGCATTAGCTCAGGTAGGCTCAAACATTGTGATTGCTGATATTAACGAAAAAAATGCACAAAAGACATCTGATCAGATTAAAGCAATGGGAGTAGAGAGTCTAGCCTATAAGCTCGATGTGACAAGAGAAGAACAGGTAGAAGATTTAGTTAAAATGGTTAAGGATGAATTTGGATCTATTGATATTTTAATTAACAATGCCGGTATCTGTCAGAAGGTTAAAACGGAAGAGCAAGACTTTGAAGACTGGAAACGAATTTTTGATGTGAATGTTCATGGCGTTTACTTGATGTCCAAGGCTGTAGGTAAAGTCATGATTCAACAAAATAAAGGTTCTATTATAAATATGGCATCCATGTCGAGCTTTATTGTGAATCGAGAGCCACAAAATGCTTATAACTCATCAAAGGCAGCAGTTGCTATGATGACAAAATGTCTAGCTTCTGAATGGGTCGATTATAACATTCGTGTAAATGCCATTGCCCCTGGGTATATGAGAACCGATATGGCAGAACCTCTATTTAAAAAGGGTGGAGAGCTTGAACATTTGCTAGAACTTGTACCTATGAAGCGATTAGGTGAACCTGAAGAGTTAGGGAGTTTAGCGGTTTACTTAGCTTCAGACGCTTCATCTTTTGCAACCGGTTCTGTAATTAATATTGATGGCGGTTACACAATTTGGTAAGGATCAAAAACAAATTGATTAATTGAGGGGAGACAAAATGATGAAAACAGAATCAGATGTAAAAATAATCAAAGTTGACTATCCAGAAACTATGAAAGCAATTGTTGCTTATGCACCAAGTGACTATCGCATTGAGGAAGTTTCAACACCTAGAATTGAACATGAAAAAGAAATTATTATAAAAGTGGAAGCTTGCGGAATTTGTGCAGGTGATGTGAAGGCCTATGCAGGTGCACCGAGCTTCTGGGGAGATGAAACACAACCTGCTTATATTAAGGCGCCAATGATCCCTGGGCATGAATTTATTGGTCATGTTGTCGCTAAAGGGGAAGCGGTTACAGATTTTGAAATTGGTGATCGTGTGATTTCTGAACAAATCGTGCCTTGTTGGGAGTGCCGTTTTTGTAAACATGGTCAGTATTGGATGTGTGAGAAGCATGACCTCTATGGTTTCCAAAACAATGTAAACGGTGGCATGGCCGAGTACATGAAATTTACCAAAGAAGCAATTAACTATCGTGTACCTGATGAACTACCAATTGAAGATGCCATTTTAATTGAACCATATGCTTGCTCACTTCATGCTGTGCAACGTGCCCAAATTAGTTACGGCGATGTTGTCGTGATCTCAGGTGCTGGTACACTAGGTCTTGGAATGGTTGGGGCCGCCAAAAAGTCTGGACCAGGAAAATTAATTGTGCTGGATATGAAAGAAGATCGTTTGGAACTTGCAAAGCAGTTTGGTGCAGATATTGTTTTAAATCCAGCTAAAGTAGACGTTGTTAAGGAAATTAAAGATATGACTGATGGATACGGCTGTGATATTTACATAGAAGCCACAGGACATCCAAAATCTGTTGAACAAGGTTTAAGTATGATTCGTAAGCTTGGCCGTTTTGTAGAATTTAGTGTCTTTAAAGATCCAGTTTCTGTGGATTGGAGTATTATCAGCGACCGAAAAGAACTTGATTTACTAGGTTCTCACCTCGGACCATATTGTTATGATTTAGTTATTGAAGGTATTCAAAATGGCGATCTCCCAACGAAAGGTGTTGTGACGCATCGCTTACCACTCGAAGAATTTGAAAAGGGTTTTGAACTAATGAAAACTGGAGAGAAATCCTTAAAAGTTATTCTTGAACCTTAATTGGAAAGAGGAAATAGGTCTCTAACCTATTTCCTCAGGTTAAAGCATTTTGTATAAACCAATTGAAAGGGTGAAAAAATGAATACGCTTCCAAGTAGCGGTAATGTTTTAGATCGAATAGGAATCCCTTCTAGAATTTTTTGGGGATATTTTGGTGTCATGATTTTTATGATGGGAGATGGTCTCGAGCAGGGATGGTTAAGCCCTTACCTTATTCAACATG
This region includes:
- a CDS encoding glyoxalase superfamily protein, with the protein product MSTSQITMKNPTSILRIFDEEKAKEFYLTFLGFKVDWEHRFEENFPLYMQVSYGDCIIHLSEHHGDCCPGGAIRIETENLELFHSKLLSKNYKYARPGIETTPWHTREVSIRDPFGNRIIFFENLQH
- a CDS encoding GNAT family N-acetyltransferase; translated protein: MTLAEKVIISPLKNELIKDINQTNDSFKVFGRVVPSLQSGKWSYEEILFDEPKEIRFPDDHLDWHQYISREDKALFLAYVNTTCIGQIRIIKDWNRFCYIENIAIKKEYRGYRIGKLLLHRAEEWASQRNLIGMSLEAQDDNLGACRFYVKQGFVLGGVDTLKQSYNPNIETTLYWYKLFEEPLA
- a CDS encoding tetratricopeptide repeat protein: MPKIRRNDPCSCGSGKKYKNCCGNNQVVSLERILHQEIMDLQVELMDFALKNYEEDIFLSIKETEIPFQKLETELGQDLHVFLYMILANWIVLEVAVEEEQRIIDLFIQRKLRQIKRERLKAILLSWREGFSFVGRLVSKEPSDLFLLKNIMDQQEVRVQVLEPERYKNTELNSLIMGNLLPMSGQAFTFFAAFMDVHPEESDEVEGRIRGIYDEHLNSYEDDSHSFFSDHFPEILASVFFDREKMRSLASYEWENPVHGLVAALYYEKILEEEYVPANLIQFGLELWQTFCLRKHPTIRNPKLFAAALHYLVSCLLPFNQPTQKQIAQAYEVSASSLSTKYRELESVLKQDIDEFFAHEEEDESLPELELESPPDSMSKEEWAKELLDQAYQATGRTQIKLARQALNLDPNNPDVYQLLGDLTPNYKEKLTLFKTGMTVGEKLLGKKFFEQNKGYFWGLWETRPYMRVKLSYADTLLECGEYIEAIAQYKELLELNEMDNQGVRFPLFKAYVEIRRLDEAEQLLDKYPEKNATALYNRCLVEGLRNGKGTKYKELLAQAEQQNPYVMRYLNKEIDMPQEIPESYRPGEPSEAILYTYLFGQLWWESRL
- a CDS encoding DeoR/GlpR family DNA-binding transcription regulator, with amino-acid sequence MSKLFASERRLKIMEILNKKKRITVKELSNITKVSEATLRLDLTKLEEEGLLNRTHGGAVLIESPNNETVFSVRKKKNKEQKVEIAKKALGLISNGYCILLDASSTGLELADLLKKSSLRLTVLTSGIYTALELRENPNITVILLGGVVRNGSSSLEGTLGINILNQINVDIMFTSANGFSFDTGLTDFNVYEVELKKEMVKHSKRVAALIDHSKINKSSIAAFASLNDLDYFICDSQINPIDLERLKNYDLEIL
- a CDS encoding glucose 1-dehydrogenase gives rise to the protein MVGTNSMDLSGRTAIITGAGQGLGEAMAKALAQVGSNIVIADINEKNAQKTSDQIKAMGVESLAYKLDVTREEQVEDLVKMVKDEFGSIDILINNAGICQKVKTEEQDFEDWKRIFDVNVHGVYLMSKAVGKVMIQQNKGSIINMASMSSFIVNREPQNAYNSSKAAVAMMTKCLASEWVDYNIRVNAIAPGYMRTDMAEPLFKKGGELEHLLELVPMKRLGEPEELGSLAVYLASDASSFATGSVINIDGGYTIW
- a CDS encoding alcohol dehydrogenase catalytic domain-containing protein — protein: MMKTESDVKIIKVDYPETMKAIVAYAPSDYRIEEVSTPRIEHEKEIIIKVEACGICAGDVKAYAGAPSFWGDETQPAYIKAPMIPGHEFIGHVVAKGEAVTDFEIGDRVISEQIVPCWECRFCKHGQYWMCEKHDLYGFQNNVNGGMAEYMKFTKEAINYRVPDELPIEDAILIEPYACSLHAVQRAQISYGDVVVISGAGTLGLGMVGAAKKSGPGKLIVLDMKEDRLELAKQFGADIVLNPAKVDVVKEIKDMTDGYGCDIYIEATGHPKSVEQGLSMIRKLGRFVEFSVFKDPVSVDWSIISDRKELDLLGSHLGPYCYDLVIEGIQNGDLPTKGVVTHRLPLEEFEKGFELMKTGEKSLKVILEP